One region of Ictalurus punctatus breed USDA103 chromosome 6, Coco_2.0, whole genome shotgun sequence genomic DNA includes:
- the stx19 gene encoding syntaxin-19: MKDRLEELRLQIKTNQQLQDGNSFTQHEDEEPMSFLVRWPQAVLFETEPVLENFLDEAKRVRDSLEELEAEVKKFSQQQRNLVATMRRFSVMKKESSLTRDIKLQAENLHKKLDALSMQAKRTETELGASAATARIQHAQHDVLRRRFQEIMRQYNDSLLSKQDKCKQFIIRQLEISGREVSEEEVENMVEQGKWDVFNENILVDVKITRTQLSELEQRHKELLTLESNMKDLRELFLDVFMLVEEQGAQIDNIQANVEKTQDYVMVCNEKFKMASRYRKNNPLRRLCCCCCPWA, from the coding sequence ATGAAGGATCGATTAGAAGAGCTGCGTCTGCAGATCAAAACAAATCAGCAACTTCAAGACGGTAACTCCTTCACCCAACATGAAGACGAAGAGCCAATGTCCTTCCTTGTTCGCTGGCCACAAGCTGTGCTCTTTGAGACTGAGCCTGTGCTGGAGAATTTCCTGGATGAGGCTAAGCGTGTTCGTGACAGCCTTGAAGAGCTGGAGGCTGAGGTTAAGAAGTTCAGTCAGCAGCAGAGAAACCTCGTGGCCACCATGCGGCGCTTCAGTGTCATGAAAAAAGAGAGCAGCCTGACTCGGGATATCAAGCTGCAGGCTGAGAACCTGCATAAGAAGCTTGATGCTCTCTCAATGCAGGCAAAGCGCACTGAGACTGAACTGGGGGCGTCAGCTGCTACAGCCCGGATCCAACATGCCCAGCATGATGTTCTCCGCCGTCGGTTCCAGGAGATCATGCGTCAGTACAATGACTCGCTCCTGAGCAAGCAAGACAAATGCAAGCAGTTCATCATAAGGCAGCTGGAGATCTCTGGCCGAGAGGTATCAGAGGAAGAAGTGGAAAACATGGTAGAGCAGGGTAAATGGGATGTTTTCAATGAGAACATCCTGGTGGATGTCAAGATCACTCGCACACAGTTATCTGAGTTGGAGCAACGCCACAAAGAACTGCTCACCCTTGAGAGCAACATGAAGGACCTGAGAGAACTCTTTCTAGATGTGTTCATGCTTGTGGAAGAGCAAGGAGCGCAAATTGACAATATCCAGGCCAATGTAGAGAAGACTCAGGACTAtgtgatggtttgtaatgaGAAATTCAAGATGGCTTCCAGATATAGGAAGAATAACCCTTTAAGAAGACTGTGTTGTTGCTGCTGCCCATGGGCATGA